A genomic window from Nicotiana sylvestris chromosome 11, ASM39365v2, whole genome shotgun sequence includes:
- the LOC104211700 gene encoding uncharacterized protein — translation MFGSILDVLESLVLDTRSTDERAKAMGYLRACQTFEVAFMLHLMRDILAITNELNKCLQKKEQDTANAMLLVEVAKKRLQKLRKEEWESLIAKISAFYIKYDILIPRFNDPYVSSLRSRRKPADCTVLHHYRVDVFCKIIDWQIQELNECFDEETTYLLHGISCLNPINSFSSFDIRKIMRMAELYPDDFDEFSMGTLENQLASYIIDVRDVDERFYDLRGLCDLSKRLVQTKKHSNYPLVFRLVKLALLLPVATASVERAFSAMKFIKNDLRSRMNDEFFSGCLVPYVEKNVFDSISNDTIIKTFQDMKPRRVQL, via the coding sequence ATGTTTGGCTCTATTCTTGATGTTCTTGAATCACTTGTTCTTGATACACGTTCTACAGATGAAAGAGCCAAGGCAATGGGATATCTCAGGGCTTGTCAAACATTTGAGGTTGCATTCATGTTACATTTGATGAGGGATATTTTAGCAATCACAAATGAGCTCAACAAATGCTTACAAAAAAAAGAGCAAGACACTGCAAACGCCATGCTACTTGTTGAAGTAGCAAAGAAAAGGTTGCAAAAGTTAAGGAAAGAGGAATGGGAATCTCTTATTGCTAAGATATCTGCATTTTATATCAAATATGATATTTTGATACCTCGCTTTAATGATCCATATGTTAGTTCTTTAAGATCACGTCGTAAACCTGCTGATTGTACAGTCTTACATCATTATCGGGTTGATGTATTTTGCAAAATTATTGATTGGCAAATTCAAGAACTTAATGAATGTTTTGACGAAGAGACAACTTATTTGCTTCATGGAATTTCTTGTTTGAATCCAATTAACTCATTTTCAAGTTTTGACATCAGGAAAATAATGAGAATGGCTGAGTTATATCCTGATGACTTTGATGAATTTAGTATGGGTACTCTTGAGAATCAACTTGCAAGTTATATTATTGATGTTCGTGATGTTGATGAAAGATTCTACGATCTACGTGGGCTTTGTGATCTTTCAAAAAGATTAGTTCAGACAAAGAAGCATTCAAATTATCCTCTTGTATTTCGCTTAGTGAAACTTGCTTTGCTTCTGCCCGTTGCCACTGCATCTGTTGAAAGAGCATTTTCGGCGATGAAGTTTATCAAGAATGACTTACGAAGTCGAATGAATGATGAGTTCTTTAGTGGTTGTTTGGTGCCTTATGTAGAAAAAAATGTGTTTGATAGTATTTCTAATGATACTATTATTAAAACATTTCAAGATATGAAACCTCGTCGAGTGCAGTTGTAA